One region of Nothobranchius furzeri strain GRZ-AD chromosome 16, NfurGRZ-RIMD1, whole genome shotgun sequence genomic DNA includes:
- the LOC107387990 gene encoding synembryn-A, translated as MDVDIEGIIQRIKQGDENGVQIQLQQFNKEYAQCFFFDAEERERRRQRQLEEFKKNKVRDYTDSDSDSEELEQENRSLILRQNLAVVLVRFIRTGVKRRLLRVSLRSLRILTRDKKILGHFVTDAALLTLAKLAGLITSDASDESSDTDSDFYDSVIASLTKAKVLQGRSDEDEGEAEAIDGDSSCDISNINSEDPDSNSWLGSHRTSINEMHRGGSHQKALEQGRKDRRESKMDAEEEEDEEGELGEEAQRKEAMKVLCNVVYNSTWAQERFSSLRLLSGLIQSLSSSVSSSSPSSVQFYELRLMFLITALRPELSTQLQQEGGVPILTTALESCLEVQWKEQHECVLDPAAPPISLEASQRIIEVLKILFTITYITHKQEPSEDDAALYRHLVAILRLCLMRKCMLPEDTDELQGHTVNLLSALPLQCLDVLLTVPLQPDSKQSLGVNMDCVHVLLMFMERRLELGEKIKEKLTPILNLLTESCRAHRETRLYIRKHILPPLRDVSQRPEEGTTVKSRLVRLMTHLDTDLKHCAADLLFVLCKENVRRFVKYTGYGNAAGLLATRGLLGGQRVSNSSSEAHYSSDSDSDTEEYRQAKDRINPVTGRVEAEQPDPMEGMTEEEKEEEAKRLIMLFNKLSRENIIQPMGVDEEGKLVPMKGLEDNPESDSDQEEKK; from the exons ATGGATGTGGACATCGAGGGGATTATCCAGCGCATCAAGCAAGGGGACGAGAATGGTGTTCAGATCCAGCTGCAGCAGTTCAACAAagag TACGCTCAGTGCTTCTTCTTTGATGCAGAGGAGAGGGAACGAAGACGT CAAAGGCAACTGGAAGAG TTCAAGAAGAACAAAGTGAGGGATTACAccgattctgactctgacagcgaGGAGCTCGAGCAGGAAAACCGAAGCCTCATCCTCAGACAG AATTTAGCTGTTGTCCTCGTGAGATTCATCAGAACAGGAGTGAAGCGCCGCCTGCTGAGAGTGTCTCTGCGCTCCCTGAGGATCCTGACCAGGGACAAAAAGATCCTGGGCCACTTTGTGACCGACGCTGCCCTCCTGACTTTGGCTAAACTAGCCGGGCTGATCACCAGCGACGCCAGCGACGAATCCAGCGACACTGACTCTGATTTCTACGACAGCGTCATCGCTTCCCTCACAAAGGCCAAAGTGCTACAGGGTCGTTCTGATGAGGACGAGGGTGAAGCCGAAGCCATCGATGGCGACTCCAGTTGTGACATCAGCAACATCAACAGTGAAGATCCAGACAGCAACAGCTGGCTTGGGAGCCACAGGACCAGCATCAATGAGATGCACAGAGGAGGCAGCCATCAGAAGGCTCTGGAGCAAGGGAGGAAAGACCGCAGGGAGAGCAAGATGGatgcagaggaagaggaggatgaggagggagAGCTGGGGGAGGAGGCACAGAGGAAAGAGGCTATGAAGGTGCTGTGTAATGTGGTGTACAACAGTACCTGGGCCCAGGAGAGGTTCAGCTCTCTCAG GCTCCTGAGTGGTCTCATCCAGAGTCTGTCCTCCAGTGTCAGCTCGTCGTCTCCTTCCAGTGTTCAGTTCTACGAGCTTCGCCTCATGTTCCTCATCACGGCACTGCGACCAGAgctcagcactcagcttcagcag GAAGGAGGCGTACCCATCCTCACCACTGCCTTGGAGAGTTGCCTGGAGGTCCAGTGGAAGGAGCAGCATGAGTGTGTGCTGGACCCCGCCGCACCACCTATCTCTCTGGAGGCCTCTCAGCGCATCATAGAGGTCCTGAAAATCCTCTTCACCATCACCTACATCACACACAAGCAGGAACCAAGTGAG GATGATGCTGCTCTTTACCGCCACCTAGTGGCAATTCTGCGTCTCTGCCTGATGAGGAAGTGTATGCTCCCAGAGGACACTGATGAGCTTCAGGG TCACACAGTGAACCTGCTGTCAGCGCTGCCTCTCCAGTGTCTGGACGTGCTGCTCACTGTGCCTTTGCAGCCAGACTCCAAGCAGAGCCTGGGAGTCAACATGGACTGTGTGCACGTGCTGCTGATGTTCATGGAGAGGCGTCTGGAGTTG GGAGAGAAGATCAAAGAGAAGCTGACGCCCATCCTCAACCTGCTGACAGAGAGCTGCAGGGCTCACAGAGAAACACGGCTGTACATCAGGAAACAT ATCCTTCCTCCCCTGAGAGACGTGTCTCAAAGACCAGAGGAAGGCACCACAGTGAAGAGCCGCCTGGTTCGTCTCATGACTCATCTGGACACGGACCTTAAACACTGCGCCGCCGACCTGCTCTTTGTCCTCTGCAAGGAAAATG TGAGGCGTTTTGTGAAGTACACAGGCTACGGTAACGCAGCGGGCCTGCTAGCCACCAGGGGGCTGCTTGGAGGTCAACGTGTAAGCAACTCCAGCTCAGAAGCCCACTACTCCAGTGACTCGGATTCAGACACAGAAGAGTACCGGCAGGCCAAAGACCGCATCAACCCGGTGACGGGGCGGGTGGAGGCCGAGCAGCCAGACCCCATGGAGGGTATgacggaggaggagaaggaggaggaggccaAGAGGCTCATCATGCTCTTCAACAAGCTCTCCAG AGAGAACATCATCCAGCCAATGGGAGTGGATGAAGAAGGGAAGCTGGTCCCAATGAAAGGCCTGGAGGATAATCCCGAGTCGGACTCGGACCAAGAAGAGAAGAAATGA
- the irf3 gene encoding interferon regulatory factor 3 isoform X4 has product MAHPRPLLIPWLREKVDSGTYPGVQWTNQEKTEFSIPWKHALRQDSSGSDILIFKAWAEASGNGRVQGDSSVWKRNFRSALRAKGFKLVTDNKNDAANPHKVFHWPAEAKSGANSSAGAQEQEDAIFFNDFNAPHNHVPDLDEALFLTPENMTAADYPENHDILQECLKDLNISPQSEGTTGFEPLSEQQQLQDQFVIGGHPLPGQQQDPVIFEGAFCETGLPEQPARVVVGAVGGDGDDWQYAAQFLNTVNKTRDGDSFKTHFRITVYYRGVEVAKQQVDTEAGFRLVYRPDLVSAAVDPKTGLSLVSLPQPKGILDQTQARLTQRILDMLGDGLEVVLISMELLKTIAVEGGASSLKSVDLQISLEEMMDLC; this is encoded by the exons ATGGCACATCCCAGACCCCTGCTAATTCCATGGCTGCGAGAGAAGGTTGACAGTGGCACCTATCCAGGTGTCCAGTGGACCAACCAGGAGAAAACAGAGTTCTCCATCCCATGGAAACATGCCCTGAGGCAGGACTCCTCTGGCTCAGACATACTTATCTTTAAG GCCTGGGCTGAGGCGAGTGGCAATGGTCGGGTTCAGGGAGACTCCTCAGTCTGGAAGAGAAACTTCCGCAGCGCCCTGAGAGCAAAAGGCTTCAAACTGGTGACGGATAACAAGAATGATGCAGCTAACCCTCACAAAGTCTTTCACTGGCCAGCAGAGGCAAAATCAGGAG CAAACTCTTCTGCTGGAGCCCAGGAGCAAGAGGATGCCATATTTTTCAATGATTTCAATGCACCACAC AATCATGTCCCAGACCTCGATGAAGCACTCTTCCTTACACCTGAAAATATGACGGCAG CAGATTACCCAGAAAACCATGATATTCTCCAGGAGTGTCTGAAAGATCTGAACATCAGCCCTCAATCAG AGGGCACCACAGGCTTCGAGCCTCTGTCTGAGcaacaacagctgcaggatcagtttgTGATTGGTGGGCACCCGTTGCCTGGGCAACAGCAGGATCCAGTAATATTTGAGGGTGCATTCTGTGAAACTGGGTTGCCTGAGCAACCAGCGCGTGTGGTGGTTGGGGCTGTGGGAGGGGATGGTGATGATTGGCAGTACGCAGCACAGTTCCTCAACACAGTGAACAAGACTAGAGATGGAGATAGTTTCA AGACTCATTTCCGTATAACCGTGTACTACAGAGGGGTGGAGGTTGCTAAGCAGCAGGTGGACACAGAAGCTGGATTTCGTCTGGTCTACAG GCCTGATCTCGTCAGCGCAGCTGTGGACCCTAAGACGGGCCTTTCTTTGGTCTCTCTGCCACAACCCAAAGGCATTCTGGATCAAACCCAAGCTAGGCTGACCCAAAGGATTCTGGACATGCTGGGGGACGGACTGGAG GTGGTCCTGATTTCCATGGAGCTTCTGAAGACCATAGCTGTTGAAGGTGGCGCCTCCTCCCTGAAGTCTGTGGATCTGCAGAtatcgctggaggagatgatggacCTGTGCTGA
- the irf3 gene encoding interferon regulatory factor 3 isoform X1 — MAHPRPLLIPWLREKVDSGTYPGVQWTNQEKTEFSIPWKHALRQDSSGSDILIFKAWAEASGNGRVQGDSSVWKRNFRSALRAKGFKLVTDNKNDAANPHKVFHWPAEAKSGANSSAGAQEQEDAIFFNDFNAPHNHVPDLDEALFLTPENMTAADYPENHDILQECLKDLNISPQSEGTTGFEPLSEQQQLQDQFVIGGHPLPGQQQDPVIFEGAFCETGLPEQPARVVVGAVGGDGDDWQYAAQFLNTVNKTRDGDSFKTHFRITVYYRGVEVAKQQVDTEAGFRLVYRPDLVSAAVDPKTGLSLVSLPQPKGILDQTQARLTQRILDMLGDGLEVRVSANVVWGQRHGETKVFWSFCRSDNSRKPQEISKRNPDQLYLFRDFIQEIIYFSNGRGSPPCSLFFCLGEKWPDPDNRPWDKKLITVEVVLISMELLKTIAVEGGASSLKSVDLQISLEEMMDLC, encoded by the exons ATGGCACATCCCAGACCCCTGCTAATTCCATGGCTGCGAGAGAAGGTTGACAGTGGCACCTATCCAGGTGTCCAGTGGACCAACCAGGAGAAAACAGAGTTCTCCATCCCATGGAAACATGCCCTGAGGCAGGACTCCTCTGGCTCAGACATACTTATCTTTAAG GCCTGGGCTGAGGCGAGTGGCAATGGTCGGGTTCAGGGAGACTCCTCAGTCTGGAAGAGAAACTTCCGCAGCGCCCTGAGAGCAAAAGGCTTCAAACTGGTGACGGATAACAAGAATGATGCAGCTAACCCTCACAAAGTCTTTCACTGGCCAGCAGAGGCAAAATCAGGAG CAAACTCTTCTGCTGGAGCCCAGGAGCAAGAGGATGCCATATTTTTCAATGATTTCAATGCACCACAC AATCATGTCCCAGACCTCGATGAAGCACTCTTCCTTACACCTGAAAATATGACGGCAG CAGATTACCCAGAAAACCATGATATTCTCCAGGAGTGTCTGAAAGATCTGAACATCAGCCCTCAATCAG AGGGCACCACAGGCTTCGAGCCTCTGTCTGAGcaacaacagctgcaggatcagtttgTGATTGGTGGGCACCCGTTGCCTGGGCAACAGCAGGATCCAGTAATATTTGAGGGTGCATTCTGTGAAACTGGGTTGCCTGAGCAACCAGCGCGTGTGGTGGTTGGGGCTGTGGGAGGGGATGGTGATGATTGGCAGTACGCAGCACAGTTCCTCAACACAGTGAACAAGACTAGAGATGGAGATAGTTTCA AGACTCATTTCCGTATAACCGTGTACTACAGAGGGGTGGAGGTTGCTAAGCAGCAGGTGGACACAGAAGCTGGATTTCGTCTGGTCTACAG GCCTGATCTCGTCAGCGCAGCTGTGGACCCTAAGACGGGCCTTTCTTTGGTCTCTCTGCCACAACCCAAAGGCATTCTGGATCAAACCCAAGCTAGGCTGACCCAAAGGATTCTGGACATGCTGGGGGACGGACTGGAGGTGAGGGTGTCTGCCAACGTGGTGTGGGGCCAGCGCCACGGCGAAACCAAAGTGTTCTGGAGCTTCTGCAGGTCTGATAACAGCAGAAAGCCACAAGAGATTTCTAAACGGAACCCTGACCAACTTTACCTGTTCCGAGACTTCATCCAAG aaatcatttatttcagtaatggcAGGGGCAGCCCTCCTTGCAGCTTGTTCTTCTGTCTTGGGGAGAAGTGGCCGGACCCAGATAACAGACCATGGGACAAAAAGCTAATCACAGTCGAG GTGGTCCTGATTTCCATGGAGCTTCTGAAGACCATAGCTGTTGAAGGTGGCGCCTCCTCCCTGAAGTCTGTGGATCTGCAGAtatcgctggaggagatgatggacCTGTGCTGA
- the irf3 gene encoding interferon regulatory factor 3 isoform X3 translates to MAHPRPLLIPWLREKVDSGTYPGVQWTNQEKTEFSIPWKHALRQDSSGSDILIFKAWAEASGNGRVQGDSSVWKRNFRSALRAKGFKLVTDNKNDAANPHKVFHWPAEAKSGANSSAGAQEQEDAIFFNDFNAPHNHVPDLDEALFLTPENMTAADYPENHDILQECLKDLNISPQSEGTTGFEPLSEQQQLQDQFVIGGHPLPGQQQDPVIFEGAFCETGLPEQPARVVVGAVGGDGDDWQYAAQFLNTVNKTRDGDSFKTHFRITVYYRGVEVAKQQVDTEAGFRLVYRPDLVSAAVDPKTGLSLVSLPQPKGILDQTQARLTQRILDMLGDGLEVRVSANVVWGQRHGETKVFWSFCRSDNSRKPQEISKRNPDQLYLFRDFIQGGPDFHGASEDHSC, encoded by the exons ATGGCACATCCCAGACCCCTGCTAATTCCATGGCTGCGAGAGAAGGTTGACAGTGGCACCTATCCAGGTGTCCAGTGGACCAACCAGGAGAAAACAGAGTTCTCCATCCCATGGAAACATGCCCTGAGGCAGGACTCCTCTGGCTCAGACATACTTATCTTTAAG GCCTGGGCTGAGGCGAGTGGCAATGGTCGGGTTCAGGGAGACTCCTCAGTCTGGAAGAGAAACTTCCGCAGCGCCCTGAGAGCAAAAGGCTTCAAACTGGTGACGGATAACAAGAATGATGCAGCTAACCCTCACAAAGTCTTTCACTGGCCAGCAGAGGCAAAATCAGGAG CAAACTCTTCTGCTGGAGCCCAGGAGCAAGAGGATGCCATATTTTTCAATGATTTCAATGCACCACAC AATCATGTCCCAGACCTCGATGAAGCACTCTTCCTTACACCTGAAAATATGACGGCAG CAGATTACCCAGAAAACCATGATATTCTCCAGGAGTGTCTGAAAGATCTGAACATCAGCCCTCAATCAG AGGGCACCACAGGCTTCGAGCCTCTGTCTGAGcaacaacagctgcaggatcagtttgTGATTGGTGGGCACCCGTTGCCTGGGCAACAGCAGGATCCAGTAATATTTGAGGGTGCATTCTGTGAAACTGGGTTGCCTGAGCAACCAGCGCGTGTGGTGGTTGGGGCTGTGGGAGGGGATGGTGATGATTGGCAGTACGCAGCACAGTTCCTCAACACAGTGAACAAGACTAGAGATGGAGATAGTTTCA AGACTCATTTCCGTATAACCGTGTACTACAGAGGGGTGGAGGTTGCTAAGCAGCAGGTGGACACAGAAGCTGGATTTCGTCTGGTCTACAG GCCTGATCTCGTCAGCGCAGCTGTGGACCCTAAGACGGGCCTTTCTTTGGTCTCTCTGCCACAACCCAAAGGCATTCTGGATCAAACCCAAGCTAGGCTGACCCAAAGGATTCTGGACATGCTGGGGGACGGACTGGAGGTGAGGGTGTCTGCCAACGTGGTGTGGGGCCAGCGCCACGGCGAAACCAAAGTGTTCTGGAGCTTCTGCAGGTCTGATAACAGCAGAAAGCCACAAGAGATTTCTAAACGGAACCCTGACCAACTTTACCTGTTCCGAGACTTCATCCAAG GTGGTCCTGATTTCCATGGAGCTTCTGAAGACCATAGCTGTTGA
- the irf3 gene encoding interferon regulatory factor 3 isoform X2 — protein MAHPRPLLIPWLREKVDSGTYPGVQWTNQEKTEFSIPWKHALRQDSSGSDILIFKAWAEASGNGRVQGDSSVWKRNFRSALRAKGFKLVTDNKNDAANPHKVFHWPAEAKSGANSSAGAQEQEDAIFFNDFNAPHNHVPDLDEALFLTPENMTADYPENHDILQECLKDLNISPQSEGTTGFEPLSEQQQLQDQFVIGGHPLPGQQQDPVIFEGAFCETGLPEQPARVVVGAVGGDGDDWQYAAQFLNTVNKTRDGDSFKTHFRITVYYRGVEVAKQQVDTEAGFRLVYRPDLVSAAVDPKTGLSLVSLPQPKGILDQTQARLTQRILDMLGDGLEVRVSANVVWGQRHGETKVFWSFCRSDNSRKPQEISKRNPDQLYLFRDFIQEIIYFSNGRGSPPCSLFFCLGEKWPDPDNRPWDKKLITVEVVLISMELLKTIAVEGGASSLKSVDLQISLEEMMDLC, from the exons ATGGCACATCCCAGACCCCTGCTAATTCCATGGCTGCGAGAGAAGGTTGACAGTGGCACCTATCCAGGTGTCCAGTGGACCAACCAGGAGAAAACAGAGTTCTCCATCCCATGGAAACATGCCCTGAGGCAGGACTCCTCTGGCTCAGACATACTTATCTTTAAG GCCTGGGCTGAGGCGAGTGGCAATGGTCGGGTTCAGGGAGACTCCTCAGTCTGGAAGAGAAACTTCCGCAGCGCCCTGAGAGCAAAAGGCTTCAAACTGGTGACGGATAACAAGAATGATGCAGCTAACCCTCACAAAGTCTTTCACTGGCCAGCAGAGGCAAAATCAGGAG CAAACTCTTCTGCTGGAGCCCAGGAGCAAGAGGATGCCATATTTTTCAATGATTTCAATGCACCACAC AATCATGTCCCAGACCTCGATGAAGCACTCTTCCTTACACCTGAAAATATGACGGCAG ATTACCCAGAAAACCATGATATTCTCCAGGAGTGTCTGAAAGATCTGAACATCAGCCCTCAATCAG AGGGCACCACAGGCTTCGAGCCTCTGTCTGAGcaacaacagctgcaggatcagtttgTGATTGGTGGGCACCCGTTGCCTGGGCAACAGCAGGATCCAGTAATATTTGAGGGTGCATTCTGTGAAACTGGGTTGCCTGAGCAACCAGCGCGTGTGGTGGTTGGGGCTGTGGGAGGGGATGGTGATGATTGGCAGTACGCAGCACAGTTCCTCAACACAGTGAACAAGACTAGAGATGGAGATAGTTTCA AGACTCATTTCCGTATAACCGTGTACTACAGAGGGGTGGAGGTTGCTAAGCAGCAGGTGGACACAGAAGCTGGATTTCGTCTGGTCTACAG GCCTGATCTCGTCAGCGCAGCTGTGGACCCTAAGACGGGCCTTTCTTTGGTCTCTCTGCCACAACCCAAAGGCATTCTGGATCAAACCCAAGCTAGGCTGACCCAAAGGATTCTGGACATGCTGGGGGACGGACTGGAGGTGAGGGTGTCTGCCAACGTGGTGTGGGGCCAGCGCCACGGCGAAACCAAAGTGTTCTGGAGCTTCTGCAGGTCTGATAACAGCAGAAAGCCACAAGAGATTTCTAAACGGAACCCTGACCAACTTTACCTGTTCCGAGACTTCATCCAAG aaatcatttatttcagtaatggcAGGGGCAGCCCTCCTTGCAGCTTGTTCTTCTGTCTTGGGGAGAAGTGGCCGGACCCAGATAACAGACCATGGGACAAAAAGCTAATCACAGTCGAG GTGGTCCTGATTTCCATGGAGCTTCTGAAGACCATAGCTGTTGAAGGTGGCGCCTCCTCCCTGAAGTCTGTGGATCTGCAGAtatcgctggaggagatgatggacCTGTGCTGA